The following coding sequences are from one Lipingzhangella halophila window:
- a CDS encoding transcriptional regulator: MATHATSDGFDPVIHAPQRLRICALLDSTDQAEFGFVQERLSVTASVLSKHVSVLMDAGYVKQNKFVRNARQRVWLSLTKAGRAAYRDHVAALRAIVEQDSES; this comes from the coding sequence ATGGCCACCCACGCCACCAGTGACGGCTTCGACCCCGTCATCCACGCACCGCAGCGGCTGCGGATCTGCGCGCTGCTGGACTCGACCGACCAGGCCGAGTTCGGCTTCGTCCAGGAACGGCTCAGCGTCACCGCCTCAGTGCTCAGCAAGCACGTGAGCGTGCTCATGGACGCCGGATACGTCAAACAGAACAAGTTCGTCCGCAACGCCCGCCAGCGGGTCTGGCTGAGCCTGACCAAAGCCGGACGCGCCGCCTACCGCGACCACGTCGCCGCGTTGCGCGCAATCGTGGAGCAGGATTCCGAGTCTTAG